From a single Cytophagales bacterium WSM2-2 genomic region:
- a CDS encoding SusC/RagA family TonB-linked outer membrane protein, with protein MKKQLPIFFVLLLFSGGLFGQNRQVSGKVVSAEDGQAIAGVNVVIKGTAVGTSTDAEGKYTIPAKSNDIISFTFIGMVTKDVLVAEQSIIDVTMDVDAKQLGEVVVVGYGTMEKHDLTGNVARISGSAIQGVPVTSIEQSMQGKAAGVFIESENGKLGQGIKVRIRGASSISASNQPLYVIDGIPVTTASQSSNGAATNPLADLNFNDVASVEILKDASASAIYGSRAANGVVLITTKRGKTGKTNFTLNFATGTSKETGRREFLNSQQYIDASTQAALNVGRPLSFIQSRLQQYAAGVADPSVYNTNWQDQVFRSAAFNQLDVSASGGNEKTRFFVSGQYSDQNGILIGNEFKRLSSRMNLDHKASDRFSFGVNLNVARTENHRLSNDNAFSTPLQIVALAPITPLIDPRTNLMSGLLDPSTGLPNSTFPFYYNPLINVANVSYIATVYRSWSNAYAQVNILKGLSFRSEFGVDVLYQNEDQYQGAATLRNTGFANGVGFKSSTLIANYTTNNFLRFERSAGAHTYDVVGGMSFQKSINDGSSITAREFPSDAYKSISAAASITGATGGATTFTFLSYFARGNYKFKDKYLLSLSGRVDGSSRFGDDNRYGFFPAASVGWILSEESFLKDVQVLSNLKLRASYGLTGNAEINNFASRGLYASAPYINNGGQAPSQLFNGKLKWETTAQTDVGVEVGLFEGRISMEVDYYIKKTSDLLLVRNVDGSSGYASIFQNVGNLENKGVEFVINTQNLTGDLKWNTSFNLANNTNKVTFLDGQLLGTNDLNRAKEGLPIGAFYGREFAGADPANGDALYYLNTKNADGSINHGTTNDYNAAQQVYLGNPNPKWIGGITNSFSYKNFDLNIVFQGVQGNKIYNSGGQYMSSSASNGPDNQTVDQLRAWKNPGDKTDVPQLRRGGVNGVNASNRYLSDGSYLRLKTLTIGYNLPAALASKFKLEKLRLYFSAQNLLTFTPYKGWDPEVNADFQSSNINQGVDFYSAPQPKTMTFGINLGF; from the coding sequence ATGAAAAAACAACTACCAATTTTCTTTGTGCTACTGCTATTCAGTGGCGGCCTATTTGGGCAAAACAGGCAGGTATCCGGGAAGGTCGTCTCTGCCGAAGACGGTCAGGCGATCGCGGGTGTGAATGTGGTGATTAAAGGTACAGCCGTTGGAACCTCAACGGATGCCGAAGGGAAGTACACCATTCCAGCCAAATCGAATGACATCATTTCATTTACTTTCATCGGCATGGTTACGAAGGACGTTCTCGTAGCGGAGCAGTCGATTATTGACGTCACCATGGATGTTGACGCCAAGCAGTTGGGCGAAGTAGTAGTGGTGGGCTATGGCACCATGGAAAAGCATGACCTGACCGGAAATGTTGCGCGGATATCAGGATCGGCAATTCAGGGTGTGCCCGTTACCAGTATTGAACAAAGCATGCAGGGAAAAGCTGCTGGTGTTTTCATTGAATCAGAAAATGGAAAATTAGGACAGGGGATTAAGGTACGTATTCGTGGGGCTTCTTCAATCTCGGCTAGCAACCAGCCACTGTACGTCATTGATGGAATTCCGGTCACTACCGCAAGTCAATCGAGCAATGGCGCTGCAACGAATCCACTTGCCGACTTGAATTTTAATGACGTAGCATCTGTGGAAATTCTGAAGGACGCTTCTGCATCAGCTATTTATGGTTCCAGAGCAGCAAACGGAGTAGTTCTGATCACCACCAAGAGGGGAAAGACGGGAAAGACGAATTTCACGCTCAATTTTGCCACTGGAACCAGTAAAGAAACGGGGCGCAGAGAATTTTTGAACTCACAACAGTACATTGATGCTTCCACACAAGCTGCTTTGAATGTCGGCCGGCCTTTGTCCTTTATTCAGAGCCGGTTACAACAGTATGCTGCAGGTGTTGCAGATCCGTCAGTCTACAACACAAATTGGCAAGACCAGGTATTTCGATCAGCGGCATTCAATCAGTTGGACGTGAGTGCATCGGGTGGAAATGAAAAAACACGATTCTTTGTGAGTGGACAATACAGCGACCAAAATGGAATATTGATAGGCAATGAATTCAAGAGGCTGTCATCCCGAATGAATTTGGATCACAAAGCCTCCGATCGATTTAGTTTTGGTGTCAATTTAAATGTTGCCAGAACCGAGAATCACCGTCTTTCAAATGACAATGCTTTCTCAACGCCTTTGCAAATCGTGGCGCTTGCTCCAATTACGCCACTGATTGATCCGCGTACAAACTTGATGAGTGGGTTGTTAGATCCGTCCACCGGGCTACCGAACAGCACATTTCCTTTCTACTATAATCCATTGATAAACGTTGCTAACGTGAGCTACATAGCGACTGTTTATAGAAGTTGGAGTAATGCCTATGCGCAAGTCAACATTCTCAAAGGATTGAGTTTCAGGAGTGAGTTTGGTGTTGATGTGTTGTATCAGAATGAGGATCAATACCAGGGGGCAGCTACACTTCGGAACACAGGTTTTGCCAATGGAGTTGGATTTAAATCATCTACGTTGATTGCAAATTACACTACAAACAACTTCCTGCGATTTGAACGGTCTGCTGGCGCTCATACCTACGATGTTGTGGGAGGCATGAGCTTTCAAAAATCAATCAATGATGGAAGTAGTATTACTGCCCGTGAATTTCCCAGTGATGCGTATAAGTCGATTAGTGCAGCAGCTTCAATTACAGGAGCCACTGGTGGAGCAACGACCTTCACTTTCCTTTCTTACTTTGCCCGTGGTAACTACAAGTTCAAAGACAAATATCTGTTGTCTTTGAGTGGACGCGTTGACGGTTCTTCCCGCTTCGGAGATGACAACAGGTATGGTTTTTTTCCGGCTGCATCTGTAGGATGGATTCTTTCGGAAGAATCATTTCTTAAAGATGTTCAAGTCCTGAGCAATTTGAAACTAAGAGCTAGCTATGGACTTACCGGAAATGCAGAGATTAACAATTTCGCTTCGCGAGGACTATATGCTTCAGCTCCTTACATAAATAATGGTGGTCAGGCACCAAGTCAATTGTTCAATGGGAAACTAAAGTGGGAGACAACTGCTCAAACAGATGTAGGCGTTGAAGTAGGCCTTTTCGAGGGCAGAATTTCCATGGAAGTAGATTACTATATCAAAAAGACTTCTGACCTGCTTTTGGTTAGAAATGTGGATGGCTCTTCCGGATATGCAAGCATATTCCAAAATGTAGGTAACCTGGAAAATAAAGGTGTTGAATTCGTTATCAACACTCAGAACCTGACTGGTGACCTTAAGTGGAATACCAGCTTTAACCTTGCTAATAATACCAATAAAGTTACTTTCCTGGATGGTCAGTTGCTTGGGACTAATGATTTGAATCGTGCGAAGGAAGGGTTGCCGATCGGAGCATTTTATGGAAGAGAATTTGCCGGTGCTGATCCCGCAAACGGAGATGCACTATACTACCTGAATACTAAAAATGCAGACGGCTCTATCAATCATGGAACAACCAATGATTATAATGCGGCACAACAAGTCTATCTGGGTAATCCCAATCCCAAATGGATTGGAGGTATCACCAACAGTTTCTCATACAAGAATTTTGACCTTAACATTGTTTTTCAAGGAGTACAGGGAAACAAAATTTATAATTCTGGTGGTCAATATATGTCTTCAAGCGCGAGCAATGGCCCCGACAATCAGACTGTAGATCAACTGAGGGCATGGAAGAACCCGGGCGACAAAACAGATGTGCCGCAACTTAGACGCGGTGGTGTAAATGGTGTGAACGCCTCGAATCGATATTTAAGTGACGGGTCATACCTTCGACTGAAAACACTGACTATCGGTTACAACCTCCCTGCGGCATTGGCGAGTAAGTTCAAGTTGGAGAAATTGAGACTGTACTTTTCAGCTCAGAACCTGCTCACGTTCACTCCTTACAAAGGATGGGATCCTGAAGTTAATGCGGATTTTCAATCAAGCAACATCAATCAGGGTGTAGACTTCTATTCAGCTCCGCAGCCGAAGACTATGACATTTGGTATTAACCTTGGATTTTAA
- a CDS encoding HDIG domain-containing protein, translating into MNRQEARELLKTMTRSESLLRHMRTVELVMEAYAIKLGENVEQWAIAGLLHDADYEAFPEQHPNVIVEKLRGIGENEIAHAISAHYTHWNVSYDTLLDKALLACDEITGFIVACCQVRPDGIASLETKSVIKKLKDKGFAAKVDRNEVYKGTELMVVDLQEHISFIIETLRNNRSELGI; encoded by the coding sequence ATGAACCGGCAAGAGGCACGCGAACTTTTGAAAACCATGACCAGGAGCGAGAGCCTACTGCGTCATATGCGCACAGTAGAATTGGTAATGGAGGCTTATGCGATCAAGCTGGGTGAGAACGTTGAACAGTGGGCGATTGCGGGATTGCTGCATGACGCAGACTATGAAGCCTTCCCTGAACAGCATCCCAATGTGATCGTGGAAAAACTCAGAGGTATAGGTGAGAATGAAATCGCTCATGCAATTTCAGCACACTACACACACTGGAATGTTTCTTACGATACGCTACTGGACAAAGCGCTTCTGGCATGTGATGAAATTACCGGGTTTATCGTAGCGTGTTGCCAGGTGAGGCCCGATGGAATTGCCAGCCTTGAGACCAAGTCAGTGATCAAGAAATTAAAAGATAAAGGATTTGCTGCTAAAGTTGATCGCAATGAAGTTTACAAAGGAACCGAACTAATGGTCGTTGATCTTCAGGAACACATTTCGTTTATCATCGAGACACTCCGAAACAATCGGTCGGAGCTCGGAATATAG
- the metZ gene encoding O-succinylhomoserine sulfhydrylase: MSKKKNFETDAIRSQAPRSDFREHSVPLYLTSSFVFDDAEQARALFADEIPGNIYTRFSNPNNSEFIEKLCLLEGAEDGIATASGMAAMFISMASLLKSGDHVLASRSVFGSTHQILNTLFPRWNIAHTYADVSDPSSWESKIQPNTKMIFVETPSNPALDLIDLEWLGKLAEKHKLILNVDNCFATPYLQTPTKWGAHLVTHSATKFMDGQGRVIGGAVVGKKELIKEVRFFARHTGPSMSPFNAWILSKSLETLAVRMEKHCANALAVAQWLEKNSNVEYVKYPFLASHPQHALAQKQMRLGGGLATFEIKGGIDRGRKFLNSLKMLSHSANLGDTRSIATHPASTTHSKLTDAERAAVGITPGLIRISVGLENVEDIIADIQQAIEASK, from the coding sequence ATGTCGAAGAAGAAAAATTTTGAAACAGACGCAATCCGCTCACAAGCACCACGGTCTGATTTCAGAGAGCATTCAGTTCCGCTCTACCTAACCTCGAGTTTTGTATTTGATGATGCCGAGCAGGCCCGCGCCTTGTTTGCGGATGAAATACCAGGAAACATTTACACTCGTTTTTCCAACCCCAACAACTCTGAGTTTATTGAGAAACTTTGTTTGCTGGAAGGGGCGGAGGATGGCATTGCGACCGCGTCTGGCATGGCGGCCATGTTCATCAGTATGGCTTCATTGTTGAAGAGTGGAGATCATGTGCTGGCTTCACGCTCCGTATTTGGATCGACTCACCAGATTTTGAATACGTTATTTCCGCGTTGGAACATCGCACACACTTATGCGGACGTGAGCGACCCTTCTTCCTGGGAAAGCAAAATTCAGCCCAATACAAAAATGATTTTCGTTGAGACACCGTCCAATCCTGCCCTGGATCTCATCGACCTAGAATGGCTGGGCAAGCTCGCGGAAAAGCACAAACTTATTTTGAACGTTGATAATTGCTTTGCTACTCCCTATTTGCAGACTCCAACAAAATGGGGTGCACACCTTGTGACACATTCTGCTACAAAATTCATGGATGGTCAGGGAAGAGTAATAGGTGGAGCCGTTGTCGGTAAGAAAGAGCTGATCAAAGAAGTGCGGTTTTTTGCAAGGCACACAGGCCCATCGATGTCTCCTTTCAATGCGTGGATACTATCAAAAAGCCTGGAAACACTTGCGGTTCGCATGGAGAAACATTGTGCAAACGCGCTTGCTGTTGCGCAGTGGCTTGAAAAGAATTCAAATGTAGAATACGTGAAATATCCTTTTCTCGCTTCTCACCCACAGCACGCGCTCGCCCAAAAGCAGATGAGGCTTGGAGGTGGTCTGGCAACTTTCGAGATCAAAGGAGGAATTGACCGGGGCAGGAAGTTCCTGAATTCGTTGAAGATGCTCTCCCATTCAGCAAACCTGGGAGACACAAGAAGCATTGCAACGCATCCTGCTTCGACTACGCATTCAAAATTGACCGATGCTGAGCGTGCCGCAGTAGGGATTACCCCAGGGCTGATCCGGATTTCAGTTGGCCTTGAAAATGTAGAAGACATTATCGCCGACATTCAACAAGCCATAGAGGCATCCAAATAA
- a CDS encoding peroxiredoxin: MTTIELSRIDNDFNLEAVNETGNKILLDGAVSIGGHERGMRPMQTLLAAIGACSAIDVISILRKQREELKDIKITVTGEREKDATPSLYTDVHAHFRLFGKIDKDKAQKAISLTMEKYCSVAKTLEKTAKVTHSFEVIEN; this comes from the coding sequence ATGACAACGATCGAACTCTCCCGCATCGATAACGATTTCAACCTTGAAGCAGTGAATGAAACCGGCAATAAGATTTTGCTGGATGGGGCTGTTTCTATTGGCGGACACGAGCGCGGTATGCGGCCGATGCAGACCTTATTGGCAGCTATAGGAGCATGCAGTGCCATCGATGTTATCAGTATTCTGCGAAAGCAACGGGAAGAATTAAAGGACATTAAAATTACCGTGACCGGTGAACGTGAAAAGGATGCGACTCCTTCATTATACACGGATGTCCATGCTCACTTCCGTTTGTTTGGCAAAATAGATAAAGACAAAGCACAAAAGGCGATTAGTCTTACGATGGAAAAATATTGTTCCGTAGCCAAGACCCTGGAGAAGACTGCGAAGGTGACCCACAGCTTTGAAGTGATAGAAAATTAA
- a CDS encoding sodium:solute symporter, which produces MLLGSIIVYLAITIAIGYWASRRVKSTGDFMLAGRSLPLALSSAALFAIWFGSETVFGASAEFLKGGLYSVIEDPFGGALCLLLFGFFFARKLYNMNLLTLGDFFEVRYGKRTEIVASFFLAPPYAGYIAAQLVAMGLILNIITGLPVWQGVILAASVVTFYTFIGGMWAISVTDFFQSIIIILGLLVLAITLGQKAGGVSNLVSQVPDGTFRFLPKPDFKEVVLYISAWSVLGLGSLPSQDVFQRVMSSGSVKVAVRSCFIGAAIYLTIAMLPLFISLCVKHLYPEFSQGGDTQLALPRMVLAHTNIFVQILFFGSLLSGILSTTSSAILAPAAIFSENLIRPLSKGKFSDKQLLLITRLCVLGFATIATVMACLRSNIYHLVGESSILSLVSLFAPLVMGLYWKKANSTGALLSMISGIATWIVFEIYETEWPSLLPATLVSFVALICGSLWTQEKAHDNDRTLPHR; this is translated from the coding sequence TTGCTCCTCGGTTCTATCATCGTTTACCTGGCCATAACCATTGCCATTGGCTATTGGGCTTCGCGAAGAGTTAAGAGCACGGGTGATTTTATGCTGGCAGGGCGAAGCCTGCCGTTAGCGCTGAGTTCTGCCGCACTGTTTGCAATCTGGTTTGGTTCCGAAACAGTTTTCGGAGCTTCAGCTGAATTTCTAAAAGGAGGATTGTATTCTGTTATTGAAGACCCTTTCGGTGGTGCTCTTTGCCTTCTATTGTTTGGTTTTTTCTTCGCCCGAAAGCTGTATAACATGAACCTGCTTACGCTGGGCGATTTTTTTGAAGTTCGCTACGGCAAGCGGACGGAGATCGTAGCCAGTTTTTTCCTGGCGCCACCCTATGCCGGGTATATCGCAGCTCAGTTGGTGGCCATGGGGTTGATCCTGAACATCATCACAGGCTTACCGGTATGGCAGGGAGTTATTCTGGCTGCCAGTGTGGTGACGTTCTATACTTTCATCGGTGGCATGTGGGCTATTTCCGTCACCGATTTTTTTCAAAGCATTATTATCATTCTCGGATTGCTTGTGCTCGCAATCACGCTCGGACAAAAAGCCGGTGGAGTCAGTAATCTCGTAAGCCAGGTGCCTGACGGAACCTTTCGATTTCTTCCAAAACCGGATTTTAAAGAAGTGGTTCTATACATCAGCGCCTGGTCGGTGCTCGGGCTCGGATCGCTGCCTTCACAGGATGTCTTTCAACGGGTGATGTCTTCAGGTTCCGTGAAAGTGGCGGTACGTTCCTGTTTTATCGGGGCCGCCATCTATCTCACCATTGCAATGCTTCCGTTGTTTATCAGTTTATGTGTGAAACATTTGTATCCTGAATTTTCGCAAGGTGGTGACACACAATTGGCGCTTCCGCGAATGGTTTTAGCCCACACCAACATTTTTGTACAGATTTTATTTTTTGGTTCGTTGTTGTCCGGGATTCTGAGCACGACAAGCTCTGCTATATTAGCGCCTGCTGCAATTTTTTCAGAGAACCTGATCAGGCCATTGTCGAAAGGGAAGTTCAGTGACAAACAATTATTGCTAATCACGCGGTTGTGTGTACTCGGATTTGCAACCATAGCCACGGTGATGGCATGTCTACGATCAAATATTTATCACCTGGTGGGAGAATCGTCAATCCTGAGTTTGGTTTCTTTATTTGCACCCCTGGTCATGGGCCTGTATTGGAAAAAAGCCAATAGCACGGGAGCTCTTCTCTCGATGATTTCAGGAATAGCTACATGGATCGTTTTTGAAATTTATGAAACGGAGTGGCCAAGCTTGCTGCCTGCAACTTTAGTTAGCTTTGTTGCGTTGATTTGCGGAAGTTTGTGGACTCAGGAAAAAGCACATGACAACGATCGAACTCTCCCGCATCGATAA
- a CDS encoding beta-glucosidase — MEYLFPNDFIFGTSTAATQIETAFDHDWQGVPSKDGFVLDRTTDHELRFSEDAELIASLAPYYRMGPMWSKLQRGPLQEFHQPTVDEYRAFLKDLRKRGVKIMMVLHHFTNPKWFAAVDSWEKESNIQLWVDFAKKAVDTFGEYVSHWNTFNEPNVYASYGWITGFFPPFKINPVKAAIAVRNMGKAHDIVYDYIKQKFPHQPVGISHNAVVFSAENVLGWFPAKLSDSWFMEWVPKHFEKVDFFGMSYYARVPHDPMPITYIDTPEKMKQLGRRHDDMWEYHPEGLRTCIDRYWKKYKKPIIITENGVCDASDELRQQAIIDYAKILHQALQDGIDVRGYFWWSTWDNFEWHLGPTRRFGLYECDLETKERRPRPSAAIFRKLAHYKMVDEPEQEETEAKIPELSSK, encoded by the coding sequence ATGGAATATCTCTTCCCCAACGATTTCATTTTCGGAACAAGCACGGCTGCGACACAAATAGAGACAGCATTTGACCACGATTGGCAGGGAGTGCCTTCAAAAGATGGGTTCGTGCTGGACCGCACCACCGACCATGAGCTCCGGTTCAGCGAAGATGCTGAACTTATTGCCTCGCTTGCTCCCTATTACCGCATGGGCCCAATGTGGAGCAAGTTGCAGCGTGGGCCTCTCCAGGAGTTCCATCAACCAACTGTTGATGAATACAGGGCATTTCTAAAAGACCTGCGCAAACGAGGCGTAAAAATCATGATGGTGTTGCACCATTTTACCAATCCCAAATGGTTTGCTGCCGTTGACAGCTGGGAAAAGGAAAGCAACATTCAGTTGTGGGTCGATTTTGCAAAAAAAGCCGTTGATACTTTTGGGGAGTACGTAAGCCACTGGAATACATTCAACGAGCCAAATGTATACGCGAGCTATGGTTGGATTACCGGGTTCTTCCCGCCTTTCAAAATCAACCCGGTGAAGGCAGCCATTGCAGTCAGGAACATGGGAAAAGCGCATGACATCGTCTATGACTACATCAAGCAGAAATTTCCTCACCAGCCAGTTGGAATATCACACAATGCCGTTGTCTTTTCCGCAGAAAATGTATTAGGCTGGTTTCCTGCCAAGCTTAGCGACTCCTGGTTTATGGAATGGGTGCCAAAGCATTTTGAAAAAGTAGATTTCTTTGGAATGAGTTACTATGCACGGGTGCCACACGACCCCATGCCAATTACCTACATTGATACGCCTGAAAAAATGAAGCAACTCGGCAGGCGCCATGACGACATGTGGGAGTATCACCCGGAAGGACTCCGCACCTGTATTGATCGCTATTGGAAAAAATACAAGAAGCCGATCATTATTACGGAGAATGGTGTGTGCGATGCCAGTGACGAGCTTCGTCAGCAAGCGATCATAGACTACGCTAAAATATTGCATCAGGCATTGCAAGATGGAATAGATGTACGCGGCTACTTTTGGTGGAGCACCTGGGACAATTTTGAATGGCACCTCGGGCCTACCCGAAGATTTGGTTTGTATGAATGCGACCTCGAAACAAAAGAAAGACGTCCAAGGCCAAGTGCAGCTATTTTTAGAAAACTGGCACATTACAAAATGGTGGATGAACCTGAGCAGGAAGAGACCGAAGCTAAAATTCCTGAATTAAGCTCTAAATAG